A single region of the Pseudomonas granadensis genome encodes:
- a CDS encoding methylated-DNA--[protein]-cysteine S-methyltransferase codes for MPYTFITLPSPVGELKLVANGSRLAAILWENDKPNRVRLGPMSEAPGNPVLQNTARQLDEYFSGTRVCFDLELDFAGTPFQRQVWAALLTIPFGETRTYSQIAEQIGNPTAVRAVGAANGRNPISIVAPCHRVIGASGKLTGFAGGLEAKERLLILEGGQWSPIGKTGELF; via the coding sequence ATGCCTTACACATTCATCACCCTGCCCTCGCCGGTCGGCGAGCTGAAGCTGGTGGCGAACGGTTCGCGACTGGCGGCCATCCTCTGGGAAAACGACAAACCGAACCGGGTACGCCTCGGGCCGATGAGCGAGGCACCGGGCAATCCGGTCCTGCAAAACACCGCCCGGCAGCTCGATGAATACTTTTCCGGGACTCGTGTTTGCTTCGACCTGGAACTCGACTTCGCTGGCACGCCTTTTCAGCGGCAAGTCTGGGCTGCATTGCTGACCATTCCGTTTGGCGAAACCCGCACCTACAGCCAGATCGCCGAGCAAATCGGCAACCCCACTGCCGTGCGGGCCGTGGGCGCGGCGAACGGGCGCAATCCGATCTCCATCGTCGCGCCATGTCATCGGGTGATCGGCGCATCGGGGAAGCTGACCGGTTTCGCCGGCGGGCTTGAAGCAAAAGAGCGGCTGCTGATCCTTGAGGGTGGCCAATGGTCGCCCATTGGCAAAACCGGTGAGCTGTTCTGA
- a CDS encoding NUDIX domain-containing protein codes for MSNTAERVNIVDTQVLSHDWYLLKKITFDYHRNNGEWQRQTREVYDRGNGAAILLFNRDKRTVVLTRQFRLPVFVNGHDGLLIEVAAGLLEGAAPEQRIRDEAEEETGYRVHDVKKVFEAYMSPGSVTEKLHFFIAEYDAASKVSDGGGLEEETEELEVLEWAFDAALAAFQRGEICDAKTIMLLQYAAMNNLFGA; via the coding sequence ATGTCCAACACAGCCGAGCGGGTCAATATCGTCGACACTCAGGTGTTGTCCCACGACTGGTATTTATTGAAGAAGATCACCTTTGACTATCACCGCAACAATGGCGAATGGCAGCGTCAGACCCGTGAGGTCTACGATCGCGGAAACGGCGCGGCGATTCTGTTGTTCAACCGCGACAAACGCACGGTAGTACTGACCCGGCAATTCCGCTTGCCGGTGTTCGTCAACGGCCATGACGGGTTGCTGATCGAAGTGGCGGCCGGTTTGCTCGAAGGCGCGGCGCCAGAGCAACGTATCCGCGATGAAGCCGAGGAGGAAACCGGTTATCGCGTGCACGATGTGAAGAAGGTGTTCGAGGCTTACATGAGCCCGGGTTCGGTGACCGAAAAATTGCACTTTTTCATCGCCGAATACGACGCGGCCTCAAAGGTCAGCGACGGTGGCGGATTGGAGGAGGAAACCGAGGAGCTGGAAGTGCTGGAATGGGCGTTCGACGCGGCGCTGGCGGCGTTTCAGCGCGGTGAGATCTGCGATGCCAAGACCATCATGCTGTTGCAGTATGCAGCGATGAATAATCTGTTCGGTGCCTGA
- a CDS encoding lytic polysaccharide monooxygenase auxiliary activity family 9 protein, whose amino-acid sequence MNQAIPENQLKHGRVTSPASRGAVAIDLGLLSGWQVNEMEGGKNFPARVAGPFPSPYETDSASVAPPADGYILSGGKDDARDCVNFTDAEMSTKLGRPFAWPLLNVTAGQTLQIKWQYTAPHTTRGYRWLITRDGWDPQQRITRSQLEAQPFFEDFYPQVPYYSHAGELKAKVDHEVILPTSKKGRHVIVLMWIVANTGNAFYQAFDVDFK is encoded by the coding sequence ATGAATCAGGCAATTCCAGAAAACCAATTGAAACACGGTCGCGTGACGTCTCCAGCCAGTCGCGGTGCGGTGGCAATCGATCTCGGCTTGCTGAGCGGCTGGCAGGTCAACGAGATGGAGGGTGGCAAGAACTTCCCGGCGCGGGTGGCAGGGCCGTTTCCGTCACCGTATGAAACCGACTCGGCCAGCGTTGCGCCACCTGCCGACGGTTACATCCTCAGCGGGGGTAAGGACGATGCACGCGACTGTGTGAACTTCACCGATGCCGAGATGAGCACAAAGCTCGGTCGTCCGTTTGCATGGCCGCTGCTCAATGTCACTGCCGGTCAAACCCTTCAGATCAAATGGCAATACACAGCGCCACACACCACCCGTGGTTATCGCTGGTTGATTACCCGGGATGGCTGGGATCCGCAGCAACGCATCACCCGCTCACAACTCGAGGCGCAACCGTTTTTCGAGGACTTCTATCCGCAGGTCCCGTATTACAGCCATGCGGGGGAATTGAAAGCCAAGGTCGACCACGAGGTGATACTGCCGACAAGCAAAAAGGGTCGTCACGTCATCGTGCTGATGTGGATCGTTGCCAATACTGGCAATGCATTTTATCAAGCGTTTGATGTTGATTTTAAATGA
- a CDS encoding hemerythrin domain-containing protein has translation MNIFEALRESHERQRSYAKALIETSGDSPERVEAYKQLKAELQAHETAEERHFYIPLMAMDEGVDLSRHAISEHHEMDEMMEELDETEMSSPAWLATAKKLSDKVHHHLEEEEHKFFQMAGKLLDDKQKEQLAGQYEKEFQAQLT, from the coding sequence ATGAATATTTTCGAAGCCCTGCGTGAAAGCCACGAGCGCCAGCGCAGCTACGCCAAAGCCCTGATCGAAACCAGCGGCGACAGTCCGGAGCGGGTCGAGGCCTACAAACAGCTGAAAGCTGAACTGCAAGCCCACGAAACTGCTGAAGAGCGCCATTTCTATATTCCGTTGATGGCGATGGATGAAGGGGTCGACCTGAGCCGTCATGCCATCTCCGAGCACCATGAAATGGACGAAATGATGGAGGAGCTCGACGAAACCGAGATGTCCAGCCCGGCGTGGCTGGCGACGGCGAAGAAACTGTCGGACAAGGTTCATCATCACCTTGAGGAAGAAGAGCATAAGTTCTTTCAGATGGCCGGCAAACTGCTTGATGACAAGCAAAAAGAGCAGTTGGCTGGGCAGTATGAGAAGGAGTTTCAGGCTCAGCTCACCTGA
- a CDS encoding GNAT family N-acetyltransferase: MNLRIELSENPTEDERQAILAPLHAYNVAKAGIAVAEPLTLLVRDDDGQILGGLYGRLACQWLFVDLLSVPEAGRGQGIGSKLMRMAEDLAREKGCIGAWLDTFDFQAPGFYKKLGYSQFGEIVDYPPGHKRHFFQKRFAG, encoded by the coding sequence ATGAATCTGCGCATCGAGTTGTCAGAAAATCCTACAGAAGACGAACGACAAGCCATTTTGGCGCCGTTGCATGCCTACAACGTGGCGAAGGCCGGAATTGCGGTTGCAGAGCCACTTACCCTGCTGGTACGTGACGATGACGGCCAGATTCTCGGCGGGCTGTATGGCCGACTGGCGTGCCAATGGCTGTTCGTCGACCTGCTCTCAGTGCCTGAAGCGGGTCGCGGTCAAGGCATAGGATCAAAGCTGATGCGCATGGCCGAAGACCTCGCGCGGGAGAAAGGCTGCATCGGCGCCTGGCTCGACACGTTCGACTTTCAGGCGCCCGGGTTCTACAAGAAGCTCGGGTATAGCCAATTTGGTGAGATCGTCGACTATCCACCGGGGCACAAGCGGCATTTCTTTCAGAAGCGCTTTGCAGGGTGA
- a CDS encoding DUF6388 family protein, with the protein MAPTDQRHEHALKLFLDARPELRETLDHLNPLLAQAKGETQAQYREERLHEAFEAEAESQGLFAWELTLQLTADSPEEYQTQRLEVHREVAEMAGMDWLEYCDLYGIKP; encoded by the coding sequence ATGGCGCCTACCGATCAGCGACATGAGCATGCTCTGAAATTGTTTCTCGACGCACGTCCCGAACTGCGCGAAACCCTCGACCACCTCAACCCGTTGCTGGCGCAGGCCAAGGGCGAAACCCAGGCGCAGTATCGCGAAGAGCGGCTGCACGAAGCGTTTGAAGCCGAGGCGGAAAGTCAGGGGTTGTTTGCCTGGGAGCTGACGTTGCAACTGACGGCAGATTCGCCAGAGGAATATCAGACGCAGCGTCTTGAAGTACACCGTGAAGTCGCGGAAATGGCCGGGATGGATTGGCTGGAATACTGCGATTTATATGGCATCAAGCCGTAA
- the tusD gene encoding sulfurtransferase complex subunit TusD, with product MKFAIALFSAAHAPSSRRALLFAQAALAGGHEIVRLFFYQDGVYNASDALVTPQDELDLPKQWRTFITEQKLDGVVCIAAALRRGVLSAEEAKRYQREAVSISAPWELSGLGQLHDAVQDADRLICFGGA from the coding sequence ATGAAGTTCGCCATTGCGCTGTTTTCCGCCGCCCATGCGCCCTCCTCGCGCCGCGCCCTGCTGTTTGCCCAGGCGGCGCTGGCCGGTGGGCATGAAATCGTCCGGCTGTTTTTCTATCAGGATGGCGTCTATAACGCCTCCGACGCGCTGGTCACGCCGCAGGACGAACTGGACCTGCCCAAGCAGTGGCGCACCTTCATCACTGAGCAGAAACTCGACGGCGTTGTGTGCATCGCCGCCGCCCTACGCCGCGGTGTATTGAGCGCGGAAGAAGCCAAGCGCTATCAGCGTGAGGCGGTTTCGATCAGTGCGCCGTGGGAATTGTCCGGCCTCGGCCAGCTGCATGATGCAGTTCAAGATGCCGATCGTCTGATCTGCTTCGGAGGCGCGTAA
- the tusC gene encoding sulfurtransferase complex subunit TusC, giving the protein MAKSLLIISRQSPWSGPGAREALDIVLAGGAFDLPIGLLFLDDGVLQLAAGQDAKALQQKDLSANLQALPMFGVEELFYCAESANARGLGKLSLDEAQALSAEHITALIDRYNQVITL; this is encoded by the coding sequence ATGGCCAAATCACTGTTGATCATCAGCCGCCAATCGCCCTGGTCCGGCCCCGGCGCTCGCGAAGCGCTGGACATCGTGCTGGCTGGTGGTGCGTTCGATCTGCCGATCGGTTTGCTGTTTCTCGATGACGGCGTGCTGCAACTGGCCGCGGGGCAAGACGCCAAGGCGCTGCAGCAGAAAGACCTCAGCGCCAATCTGCAAGCGCTGCCGATGTTCGGTGTTGAGGAGCTGTTTTATTGCGCAGAAAGCGCCAACGCGCGTGGACTCGGAAAACTCTCCCTGGACGAAGCGCAGGCGCTTTCTGCCGAACACATCACCGCCCTTATTGACCGCTACAACCAGGTGATCACCCTCTGA
- the tusB gene encoding sulfurtransferase complex subunit TusB gives MSTLHVLSHSPFGDDRLSSCLRLLGSADALLLSGDAVYALQPDSAPFFALHDKKIRLFVLLEDVQARAIEIPDWAEAIDYPAFVELSIHHDKVNSWL, from the coding sequence ATGTCGACTTTGCACGTGTTGTCTCACTCCCCTTTCGGCGACGATCGCCTGAGCAGTTGCCTGCGCTTGCTCGGCAGTGCTGATGCATTGCTGTTGTCCGGCGATGCGGTGTACGCCCTGCAACCGGATAGCGCGCCGTTTTTCGCCCTGCACGACAAAAAAATCCGTCTGTTTGTATTGCTTGAAGATGTACAAGCACGTGCGATCGAGATTCCGGACTGGGCCGAAGCCATCGACTATCCGGCCTTCGTCGAGCTGTCGATCCACCACGACAAGGTCAACAGCTGGTTATGA
- a CDS encoding TusE/DsrC/DsvC family sulfur relay protein, whose translation MNALTVGARAIELDKDGFLVDLSDWSAEVASALAAAEDIELTAEHWEILELLRSFYAEFQLSPATRPLIKYTALKLGAEKGNSLHLNRLFKGTPAKLAAKLAGLPKPTNCL comes from the coding sequence ATGAATGCACTGACTGTCGGCGCCCGCGCCATTGAACTGGACAAGGACGGTTTCCTTGTCGATCTGAGCGACTGGTCAGCCGAAGTCGCCAGCGCCCTGGCCGCCGCAGAAGATATCGAGTTGACTGCCGAACACTGGGAAATCCTCGAACTGCTGCGCAGCTTCTACGCCGAATTCCAGCTGTCCCCCGCCACTCGCCCGCTGATCAAGTACACCGCGCTGAAACTCGGTGCGGAAAAAGGCAACAGCCTGCACCTCAACCGACTGTTCAAAGGCACCCCTGCCAAACTCGCCGCAAAACTGGCGGGCCTGCCCAAACCGACGAATTGCCTATGA
- a CDS encoding glycosyl transferase family protein, producing the protein MTDFPALTLETPAEHPFAQFVRILGKGKRGARDLTREEAREAMGMVLDDKVEDTQLGAFLMLLRHKEESAEEMAGFTEALRERLHAPALNVDLDWPTYAGKKRHLPWYLLAAKCLAQNGVRIFMHGGGAHTAGRLYSEQLLGELSIPLCRTWPQVGEALDNGGLAFMPLVDWAPQLQKMIDLRNTLGLRSPIHSLARILNPLRARCGLQSIFHPGYQAVHRDASGLLGDTAIVVKGDGGEIEINPDATSHLYGTTGGQSWDEEWPQLSAQRHVKPATLDVAHLKAVWRGEVVDSYPQMALMATMALALRGLGQSREQAFATAEQYWTARDKSI; encoded by the coding sequence ATGACCGACTTCCCAGCATTGACCCTCGAAACGCCCGCCGAGCACCCGTTCGCGCAGTTCGTGCGCATTCTCGGCAAAGGCAAGCGCGGCGCGCGTGATCTGACGCGCGAGGAGGCCCGCGAAGCCATGGGCATGGTCCTCGATGACAAGGTCGAAGACACCCAGCTCGGCGCCTTTCTGATGTTGCTGCGGCACAAGGAAGAAAGTGCCGAGGAAATGGCCGGTTTCACCGAAGCCCTGCGCGAACGCTTGCACGCGCCAGCCCTGAACGTTGACCTCGACTGGCCGACCTATGCCGGGAAAAAACGCCATTTGCCATGGTATCTGCTGGCCGCCAAGTGCCTGGCGCAGAACGGCGTGCGTATCTTCATGCACGGCGGCGGCGCGCACACCGCCGGGCGGCTGTACAGCGAACAATTGCTGGGAGAACTGAGTATCCCGTTGTGCCGTACCTGGCCGCAGGTCGGCGAGGCGCTGGATAACGGCGGACTGGCGTTCATGCCGCTGGTGGACTGGGCGCCACAACTGCAAAAGATGATCGACCTGCGCAATACGCTTGGCCTGCGTTCGCCGATTCATTCGTTGGCGCGGATCCTCAACCCGCTGCGCGCGCGATGCGGCCTGCAAAGCATTTTCCATCCCGGCTATCAGGCAGTGCATCGCGATGCCAGCGGCTTGCTCGGCGACACCGCGATTGTGGTCAAGGGCGATGGCGGCGAAATCGAGATCAACCCGGACGCCACCAGCCATCTCTACGGCACCACTGGCGGGCAAAGCTGGGACGAGGAATGGCCGCAGCTGTCGGCGCAACGCCATGTCAAACCGGCGACGCTGGATGTCGCGCATCTGAAAGCGGTGTGGCGTGGTGAGGTGGTCGACAGCTATCCGCAAATGGCCTTGATGGCGACCATGGCACTGGCCTTGCGCGGCCTTGGTCAGAGCCGTGAGCAAGCCTTCGCCACGGCCGAGCAGTATTGGACCGCGCGGGACAAATCGATTTAA
- a CDS encoding glutathione S-transferase family protein has product MGLLVDGRWQDKWYESSKDGAFQREQAQRRNWVTADGEPGPSGEGGFAAEAGRYHLYVSLACPWAHRTLILRKLKGLERLIDVSVVSWLMLENGWTFDKALGSTGDKLDGFDYMHQRYTADTPDYTGRVTVPVLWDKKLKRIVSNESAEIIRMFNSAFDALTGNDLDFYPAPLRSEIDALNERIYPAVNNGVYRAGFATSQQAYEQAFDEVFAELDHLEQLLGANRYLAGEYLTEADVRLFTTMIRFDAVYHGHFKCNLRRIADYPNLSNWLREMYQIEGVAETVDFQHIKHHYYGSHKTINPTGVVPKGPEQDFTVGHDRARLAGKGVWRRG; this is encoded by the coding sequence ATGGGTTTACTCGTCGATGGCCGCTGGCAGGACAAGTGGTACGAAAGCAGCAAGGACGGCGCGTTTCAGCGCGAACAGGCTCAACGCCGCAACTGGGTCACCGCCGACGGCGAGCCGGGCCCGAGCGGTGAAGGCGGCTTCGCTGCCGAAGCCGGGCGCTATCATCTCTACGTTTCGCTCGCCTGCCCGTGGGCGCATCGCACCCTGATACTGCGCAAGCTCAAAGGCCTGGAGAGGCTGATCGACGTCTCGGTGGTCAGTTGGCTGATGCTGGAAAACGGCTGGACCTTCGACAAAGCGCTCGGCTCAACCGGCGACAAGCTCGACGGCTTCGATTACATGCATCAACGCTACACCGCCGACACGCCTGATTACACCGGGCGCGTCACGGTCCCCGTGCTGTGGGACAAGAAGCTCAAGCGCATCGTCAGCAACGAATCCGCGGAAATCATCCGCATGTTCAACAGCGCATTCGACGCACTGACCGGTAATGACCTCGACTTCTACCCGGCGCCGTTACGCAGCGAGATCGATGCGTTGAACGAGCGAATCTATCCGGCAGTGAACAACGGCGTGTACCGTGCCGGCTTCGCCACGTCGCAGCAGGCCTATGAACAAGCGTTCGATGAGGTATTCGCCGAACTCGATCATCTGGAACAACTGCTGGGCGCCAATCGTTATCTGGCCGGCGAGTACCTGACGGAAGCCGATGTGCGTCTGTTCACCACGATGATCCGCTTCGATGCGGTGTACCACGGCCACTTCAAGTGCAACCTGCGCCGGATCGCCGATTATCCGAATCTGTCGAACTGGCTGCGTGAGATGTATCAGATCGAGGGTGTTGCCGAGACGGTGGATTTTCAGCACATCAAGCATCACTACTACGGCAGTCACAAGACCATCAACCCGACGGGCGTGGTGCCGAAGGGGCCGGAGCAGGATTTTACTGTGGGCCATGATCGGGCACGGCTGGCGGGCAAAGGGGTTTGGCGCCGGGGTTAA
- the cysG gene encoding siroheme synthase CysG, whose translation MKYLPLFHNLRGSRVLVVGGGEIALRKSRLLADAGALLRVVAPEIEPQLAELVAASGGECVLRGYVEADLDGCGLIIAATDDETLNAQVSTDAHRRCVPVNVVDAPALCSVIFPAIVDRSPLIIAVSSGGDAPVLARLIRAKIETWIPSTYGHLAGLAARFRNQVKNLFPDVQQRRGFWEDVFQGPIADRQLAGQGAEAERLLQAKIDGEAMVTTGEVYLVGAGPGDPDLLTFKALRLMQQADVVLYDRLVAPAILELCRRDAERVYVGKRRSEHAVPQEQINQQLVDLAKAGKRVVRLKGGDPFIFGRGGEEIEELAAHGIPFQVVPGITAASGCAAYAGIPLTHRDHAQSVRFVTGHLKDGSTDLPWSDLVAPAQTLVFYMGLVGLPIICEQLIKHGRSADTPAALIQQGTTVNQRVFTGTLADLPRLVAEHEVHAPTLVIVGEVVQLREKLAWFEGAQAQV comes from the coding sequence ATGAAATATCTGCCGCTGTTTCACAACCTGCGCGGCAGTCGTGTGTTGGTGGTCGGTGGAGGGGAAATCGCCTTGCGCAAATCCCGCCTGCTGGCCGATGCCGGTGCGCTGCTGCGGGTGGTCGCACCTGAAATCGAACCGCAACTGGCCGAACTCGTCGCTGCCAGTGGCGGCGAATGTGTGCTGCGTGGCTATGTTGAGGCGGACCTCGACGGCTGCGGGCTGATCATTGCCGCCACCGACGACGAAACGCTTAATGCGCAAGTCTCGACAGATGCGCATCGACGTTGCGTTCCGGTCAACGTGGTCGACGCGCCGGCCCTGTGCAGCGTGATCTTCCCGGCGATCGTCGATCGCTCACCGTTGATCATCGCCGTGTCCAGCGGCGGCGACGCGCCGGTGCTGGCGCGCTTGATTCGCGCCAAGATCGAAACCTGGATTCCCTCGACTTACGGTCATCTGGCCGGGCTGGCTGCGCGGTTTCGCAATCAGGTGAAAAACCTGTTTCCGGATGTGCAGCAGCGTCGCGGTTTTTGGGAAGACGTGTTTCAGGGTCCGATTGCCGATCGGCAACTGGCCGGGCAGGGCGCCGAAGCCGAGCGCCTGCTGCAAGCCAAGATCGATGGCGAAGCAATGGTGACCACCGGCGAGGTCTATCTGGTGGGTGCCGGGCCGGGCGATCCGGATTTGCTGACCTTCAAGGCCTTGCGTCTGATGCAGCAGGCCGATGTGGTGCTCTACGACCGCCTCGTTGCTCCGGCAATCCTCGAACTGTGCCGTCGCGATGCCGAGCGGGTGTACGTCGGCAAGCGCCGTTCCGAGCATGCGGTGCCGCAGGAGCAGATCAATCAGCAACTGGTCGATCTGGCCAAGGCCGGCAAGCGTGTCGTGCGGCTGAAGGGCGGCGACCCGTTCATTTTCGGGCGTGGCGGCGAAGAGATCGAAGAGCTCGCGGCTCACGGCATTCCATTCCAGGTCGTTCCGGGGATTACCGCCGCCAGCGGTTGCGCGGCATATGCCGGGATACCGTTGACTCATCGCGACCACGCGCAGTCGGTACGCTTTGTCACCGGCCACTTGAAGGACGGCTCCACCGATCTGCCATGGTCCGACCTGGTCGCGCCGGCGCAGACGCTGGTGTTCTACATGGGCCTGGTGGGGCTGCCGATCATCTGCGAGCAATTGATCAAGCATGGTCGTTCGGCGGACACCCCGGCGGCGTTGATCCAGCAGGGCACCACGGTCAACCAGCGGGTCTTTACCGGCACGCTGGCCGACTTGCCGCGATTGGTGGCGGAGCATGAAGTGCATGCTCCGACACTGGTGATCGTCGGTGAAGTGGTGCAACTTCGCGAGAAACTGGCGTGGTTTGAAGGGGCTCAGGCGCAGGTCTGA
- the serS gene encoding serine--tRNA ligase translates to MLDSKLLRSNLQDVADRLASRGFALDTARIEALEEQRKTVQTRTEALQAERNARSKSIGQAKQRGEDIAPLMADVERMASELSAGKVELDAIQTELDAILLGIPNLPHESVPVGKDEDDNVEVRRWGTPTQFDFEVKDHVALGEKFGWLDFETAAKLSGARFALLRGPIARLHRALAQFMINLHVNEHGYEEAYTPYLVQAPALQGTGQLPKFEEDLFKIAREGEADLYLIPTAEVSLTNIVAGEIVDSKLLPIKFVAHTPCFRSEAGASGRDTRGMIRQHQFDKVEMVQIVEPSQSMEALEGLTANAEKVLQLLGLPYRTLALCTGDMGFSAVKTYDLEVWIPSQDKYREISSCSNCGDFQARRMQARFRNPETGKPELVHTLNGSGLAVGRTLVAVLENYQQADGSIRVPDVLKPYMGGLEVIG, encoded by the coding sequence ATGCTCGATTCCAAACTGTTACGTAGCAACCTTCAGGACGTAGCGGACCGCCTGGCTTCCCGTGGCTTTGCCCTGGACACCGCGCGCATCGAAGCGCTGGAAGAACAGCGCAAGACCGTTCAGACCCGCACCGAAGCACTGCAGGCTGAACGTAACGCGCGCTCCAAATCCATCGGTCAGGCCAAGCAGCGCGGTGAAGACATCGCGCCACTGATGGCGGATGTCGAGCGCATGGCGAGTGAGTTGAGCGCCGGTAAAGTCGAACTGGACGCGATCCAGACCGAACTGGACGCGATCCTGCTGGGCATTCCTAACCTGCCGCACGAATCCGTGCCGGTCGGCAAGGACGAAGACGACAACGTTGAAGTGCGCCGCTGGGGCACCCCGACGCAGTTTGATTTCGAAGTGAAAGACCACGTTGCCCTGGGCGAGAAATTCGGCTGGCTGGATTTCGAAACCGCGGCCAAGCTGTCCGGCGCACGGTTCGCCCTGTTGCGTGGCCCGATCGCCCGTCTGCACCGCGCGCTGGCGCAGTTCATGATCAACCTGCACGTCAACGAGCACGGCTACGAGGAGGCCTACACGCCTTATCTGGTTCAGGCGCCGGCGCTGCAAGGCACCGGTCAATTGCCGAAGTTCGAGGAAGACCTGTTCAAGATCGCTCGCGAAGGCGAAGCCGATCTGTACCTGATCCCGACCGCCGAAGTGTCGCTGACCAACATCGTTGCCGGCGAAATCGTCGACTCGAAGCTGCTGCCGATCAAATTCGTTGCCCACACTCCGTGCTTCCGTAGCGAAGCTGGCGCGTCGGGTCGCGACACTCGCGGCATGATCCGTCAGCACCAGTTCGACAAAGTCGAAATGGTTCAGATCGTCGAGCCGTCGCAGTCGATGGAAGCGCTGGAAGGCCTGACCGCCAACGCTGAAAAAGTCCTGCAACTGCTGGGTCTGCCATACCGCACCCTGGCGCTGTGCACCGGCGACATGGGCTTCAGCGCGGTCAAGACGTACGATCTGGAAGTGTGGATCCCGAGTCAGGACAAATACCGCGAAATTTCCTCGTGCTCCAACTGTGGTGATTTCCAGGCTCGCCGCATGCAGGCGCGCTTCCGCAACCCGGAAACCGGCAAGCCAGAGCTGGTACACACCTTGAACGGTTCCGGTCTGGCGGTCGGCCGTACGCTGGTGGCGGTGCTGGAAAACTACCAGCAGGCTGACGGTTCGATCCGTGTACCGGACGTACTCAAGCCGTACATGGGTGGCCTTGAGGTCATCGGCTAA
- the crcB gene encoding fluoride efflux transporter CrcB: MVPLIVAVSVGGVAGTLLRFATGNWVSANWPRHFYTATLAVNIVGCLLIGVLYGLFLIRPEVPIEVRAGLMVGFLGGLTTFSSFSLDTVRLLESGQLPLALGYAALSVFGGLLATWAGLSLTKL; the protein is encoded by the coding sequence GTGGTCCCATTGATTGTTGCGGTCTCGGTCGGCGGTGTTGCCGGCACCCTGTTGCGCTTCGCCACCGGCAATTGGGTCAGCGCCAATTGGCCGCGGCACTTCTATACCGCGACGCTGGCCGTTAATATCGTGGGCTGTCTGCTGATTGGCGTGTTGTACGGCCTGTTTTTGATACGCCCGGAGGTGCCGATCGAGGTACGTGCCGGGTTGATGGTCGGCTTCCTCGGGGGGCTGACGACTTTTTCATCCTTTTCACTGGATACGGTGCGCCTGCTGGAAAGCGGGCAGCTGCCGCTGGCCCTTGGCTATGCGGCACTCAGCGTATTCGGCGGGCTGCTCGCGACGTGGGCCGGCCTGTCTCTGACCAAACTTTGA